One genomic region from Torulaspora delbrueckii CBS 1146 chromosome 4, complete genome encodes:
- the NTE1 gene encoding lysophospholipase (similar to Saccharomyces cerevisiae NTE1 (YML059C); ancestral locus Anc_4.318) — MNSQVSSNDSRRSSEPQLPQLPQQLNVSHNNEGWMAALFNFTWVISYFLVGTTVFITKWSTYLMTLCLLRVPRWVFIKTNKQHLTISFPTFLVLATLTAYVIYCIMKGNVFAQYKRLIPDEAEDELNPELLKKSSILRNSQSKSTNKLIEGKERTGNKYSGYGDPDDDSYRTSHLDQFLSAIKIFGYLEKPVFHDLTKNMRTQKMDEGEILLLDSSIGFAIVVEGTLQIYHKVEQEDTLDGDKNVSSKNDEGFETLECLKDTESPIDYSHIEDFDDFTNDEQTDASAYIRLKNGFGKFQLLNTVKPGNPVSSLVNILNLFTEPSRNMDWENLASRSPSVDVSAFPSPFNTFSANMKDELPVENHSNLSSVASPSSLNHCTTPDNLEISDDNLPSVAIPKVVARAATDCTIAIIPPQAFANLTAKYPQSASHIIQMILTRLYRVTFQTANDYLGLTKEIMDMEVLLNKTVSYDLPFYLKEAVVRMADDEHSSDGLDIKSSLNLDNRESSSLAKESRANVSKTVERPKLRSPNNYASTASLRGSRHVVLGSRDHLNPGDLLSSVPLSRKESSGTGGSKVQDKLVTPISSPLSPKNYQNSASLYSKTSNQASHYSTTSSMLSRGVNSLANKRPSNNGSSTSGFHPALRDEDLKTRSFSAAQEETEESSLRMALVEAMFTYLGISRENMVAPPTPPSTSIDGESSSRNPSSTNLRHNSIMTSSGLFLTPYATPSSTSATSANLRILPSDYAITSQKQKPKKRKVYREEVSPNLDYESAKSEFSQGIEVQFFKQGSVLVEQNSKGKGLFYVISGKIDVTVYSRRPERKINSNRRDKAEDHKVENLLFTVGAGGVAGYLSSLIGYKSFVNLKARTDVCLGFLPNRVLERLCSKYFMIYLRIAETLTSLLSPKMLKFDYAVEWIQLSASDTLFKQGDPANGIYLVLNGRLRQLQRKEEEKSADDEANLYERDDTDGGDTDRLETTGELAQGESFGEVEVLTAMDRVGTIVAVRDSELARIPRSLFELLALEHPSIMIRVSRLVARKILSNGNGQSGSSKNDKGPNFDFSDPISQTRPTNVNYNHNSPQHHTTPGTITYRTLTILPITSGLPVEEVAMKLVHAFKQVGRSTIGLNQRTALTHLGRHAFDRLAKLKKSGYFAELEEMYETVVYIADTPVNSSWTKTCIAQADCVLLLANAAASPEIGEYEKLLLNSRTTARTELIMLHSDRFVDPGSTHKWLRYRNWVDSHHHIQFAVDPLGVEGDTKHAGLNSGAFGLMDKLIQGEFSKKTQQNISKLVPDSIKSRMENFSSKFSDRKRHYYSPAHKNDFLRLARILSGQAIGLVLGGGGARGISHLGFLQAIEEQGIPIDMIGGTSIGSFIGGLYAKDYDLVPIYGRVKKFAGRIASIWRMMTDLTWPVTSYTTGHEFNRGVWKAFGDARIEDFWLQYYCNSTNITESVQEIHSFGYAWRYIRASMSLAGLLPPLEDRGSMLLDGGYLDNLPVWEMKARGCNTIFAVDVGSVDDRSPMDYGDSLNGFWIVLNRWNPFSAHPNIPNMAEIQMRLGYVASVNALERAKRTPGVLYARPPIEEYATLDFGKFREIYEIGAQYGHVFLDELQRQNKMPYIPGSKTNALEEDVPEFLLHRRNSI, encoded by the coding sequence ATGAATTCGCAAGTTTCTTCGAATGATTCCAGACGCTCTTCAGAACCGCAATTACCTCAATTGCCCCAACAGCTTAACGTGTCCCACAATAATGAAGGTTGGATGGCCGCCTTATTCAACTTCACTTGGGTCATCAGTTACTTTCTCGTTGGAACCACAGTGTTTATCACCAAATGGTCTACCTATTTAATGACTCTATGCCTACTGCGAGTTCCAAGATGGGTATTCATCAAGACTAATAAACAGCATCTAACGATATCGTTTCCGACCTTTTTGGTTCTAGCCACTTTGACCGCATATGTCATCTATTGCATCATGAAGGGCAATGTGTTTGCTCAATACAAGCGATTGATTCCCgatgaagctgaagatgagttgaacCCAGAGCTGTTAAAGAAAAGTTCAATACTACGAAACAGTCAAAGTAAATCAACTAATAAGTTGATCGAGGGAAAGGAGAGGACCGGTAACAAGTACAGTGGATATGGCGATCCCGACGATGACTCCTATAGGACATCCCATTTGGATCAATTTTTAAGTgcaatcaaaatatttggtTACCTAGAGAAACCGGTATTCCACGATTTAACGAAGAACATGAGAACTCAAAAGAtggatgaaggtgaaataCTACTGCTAGATAGTTCTATTGGATTTGCCATAGTCGTTGAGGGTACATTACAAATATATCATAAGGTAGAACAGGAAGATACGTTGGACGGTGACAAAAATGTATCAAGCAAGAATGACGAGGGGTTTGAGACTTTAGAGtgtttgaaagatacaGAGTCACCTATTGACTATAGCCATATCGAGgattttgatgatttcacAAACGATGAACAAACGGATGCGTCTGCCTATATCCGCTTAAAGAATGGGTTTGGTaagtttcaacttctgAATACTGTGAAACCAGGTAACCCAGTATCGTCCTTGGTCAATATCCTAAACCTTTTCACGGAACCATCTCGCAATATGGACTGGGAAAATTTAGCTAGTCGCTCACCGTCAGTCGATGTCAGTGCTTTCCCATCTCCATTCAATACGTTTTCTGCTAACATGAAGGATGAATTACCAGTAGAGAATCACAGTAACTTATCGTCTGTTGCATCtccaagttctttgaatcatTGTACTACACCGGATAATTTAGAGATTAGTGATGATAATTTGCCTTCAGTTGCTATTCCAAAAGTTGTAGCGCGCGCAGCAACTGATTGCACTATCGCTATTATACCACCTCAGGCGTTTGCAAATTTGACAGCCAAATATCCTCAGTCAGCCTCTCACATCATCCAAATGATTTTGACTCGATTGTACAGAGTAACGTTCCAAACTGCTAATGATTATCTGGGACTTACTAAAGAGATTATGGATATGGAGGTTCTACTGAACAAAACGGTTTCCTATGATTTGCCCTTCTACCTGAAGGAAGCGGTCGTAAGGATGGCCGATGACGAGCATTCGAGTGATGGATTGGATATCAAAAGTTCACTCAACCTCGACAACCGTGAGAGTAGCTCCCTTGCGAAGGAATCTCGTGCTAATGTAAGCAAGACCGTGGAGAGGCCAAAATTGAGATCTCCAAATAATTATGCATCAACAGCATCTTTGCGTGGATCGAGACATGTTGTTTTAGGCTCAAGGGATCATTTGAATCCTGGTGATTTACTTTCGAGTGTACCACTATCCAGGAAAGAATCTTCAGGAACGGGAGGCTCGAAAGTGCAAGACAAATTGGTCACTCCAATATCGTCTCCATTATCACCTAAGAACTATCAAAACTCCGCATCATTGTACTCCAAAACCTCTAATCAAGCATCGCACTATTCAACCACATCTTCGATGCTCTCTCGTGGGGTGAACTCGCTCGCGAACAAGCGTCCCAGTAATAACGGGAGCTCTACTTCAGGTTTTCATCCGGCATTAAGAGAtgaggatttgaaaacaAGATCATTTTCTGCCGCTCAAGAAGAGACCGAGGAGTCGTCTCTAAGAATGGCTTTGGTGGAGGCAATGTTTACTTATCTCGGTATAAGCAGGGAAAACATGGTAGCCCCACCAACTCCTCCATCGACATCTATTGATGGTGAGAGCAGTAGCAGAAACCCCagttcaacaaatttgaGACACAACAGTATCATGACGTCCTCGGGCCTTTTTCTCACACCATATGCTACACCATCTTCCACTTCTGCCACTTCTGCCAACCTGAGAATTTTGCCCAGTGACTATGCAATAACGTCACAGAAACaaaagccaaagaagagaaaggtTTACCGCGAAGAAGTATCTCCCAATCTTGATTATGAGTCAGCCAAAAGCGAGTTCTCCCAGGGTATTGAAgtgcaatttttcaagcaagGCTCAGtacttgttgaacaaaacTCTAAAGGGAAAGGACTATTTTATGTCATATCTGGTAAAATTGATGTAACAGTCTACTCAAGAAGGCCTGAAAGGAAGATTAACTCTAATCGCCGAGACAAGGCTGAAGACCATAAAGTTGAGAACCTTTTGTTTACCGTAGGAGCAGGTGGTGTAGCTGGTTACCTATCATCCCTCATTGGGTACAAATCATTCGTCAATTTAAAGGCTAGGACTGATGTTTGTCTTGGTTTCCTACCCAACAGAGTTCTAGAAAGGTTATGCAGCAAATATTTCATGATTTATCTGCGGATTGCTGAAACTCTAACAAGCCTCCTTTCGCCCAAAATGTTGAAGTTCGATTATGCAGTAGAGTGGATCCAATTGTCTGCCTCAGACACTTTATTCAAACAAGGTGATCCCGCTAACGGTATTTATCTTGTATTGAACGGTAGGTTGAGACAGTTGCAaaggaaagaagaggaaaaatcGGCAGATGACGAAGCAAACCTCTATGAGAGAGATGACACTGATGGTGGCGACACTGATCGACTAGAAACCACCGGTGAACTGGCTCAAGGCGAAAGCTTTGGTGAGGTGGAGGTTTTAACTGCGATGGATCGTGTAGGAACTATTGTTGCTGTTAGAGATTCGGAATTGGCGCGTATACCAAGAAGTTTGTTTGAGCTCTTGGCATTGGAGCACCCTTCTATTATGATTCGTGTATCCCGATTGGTTGCAAGAAAGATATTGAGTAATGGCAACGGGCAATCCGGATCTTCGAAAAATGATAAGGGCCCAAATTTCGACTTCAGTGATCCAATTTCCCAGACTAGACCAACGAATGTTAATTACAACCATAATTCTCCACAGCATCATACCACCCCTGGAACGATAACCTACAGAACGCTAACGATTCTTCCCATAACTTCTGGATTAcctgttgaagaagtcgCTATGAAGCTAGTCCATGCGTTCAAGCAGGTAGGGCGTTCTACCATTGGGCTAAATCAGAGAACAGCACTAACCCACCTTGGTCGGCATGCATTCGATAGACTGGCgaagttaaagaaaagTGGTTATTTTGCTGAGTTGGAAGAGATGTACGAAACGGTGGTGTATATTGCGGATACGCCTGTGAACTCAAGTTGGACTAAAACGTGTATTGCTCAGGCAGATTGTGTGCTATTGTTGGCGAATGCTGCTGCTTCACCAGAGATTGGAGAATATGAAAAGCTTTTGCTGAATTCAAGAACTACAGCAAGAACTGAGCTCATCATGCTACATTCAGATAGATTTGTTGACCCAGGATCGACACACAAGTGGTTGAGATATCGTAATTGGGTGGATTCACACCACCATATACAATTCGCTGTGGATCCTCTAGGGGTTGAAGGCGACACCAAACATGCTGGCCTGAATAGTGGCGCCTTTGGCTTGATGGATAAGTTAATTCAAGGTGAGTTTAGTAAGAAGACGCAACAAAATATTTCGAAGCTGGTCCCTGACTCGATCAAGTCGAGGATGGAGAATTTCTCCTCGAAATTTAGTGATAGAAAGCGTCACTATTACTCTCCTGCTCATAAGAATGACTTCTTACGGTTGGCAAGAATCCTGTCGGGACAAGCCATAGGTTTGGTTCttggtggtggaggtgCTAGAGGTATCAGCCACTTAGGATTCTTGCAGGCGAtagaagaacaaggaatTCCGATTGATATGATCGGAGGGACCTCTATAGGTTCCTTTATCGGTGGTTTGTACGCCAAGGATTATGATTTAGTGCCAATTTACGGTCGTGTCAAGAAATTCGCTGGCAGAATTGCGTCAATCTGGAGAATGATGACCGATTTGACATGGCCCGTAACTTCCTACACCACTGGTCATGAATTCAATCGAGGTGTTTGGAAGGCTTTTGGAGATGCAAGAATTGAGGACTTCTGGCTTCAATACTACTGTAATTCGACGAACATCACGGAGTCGGTGCAAGAAATACATTCATTTGGTTATGCTTGGAGATATATTAGAGCTTCGATGTCTCTTGCCGGTCTGTTACCGCCACTAGAAGACAGGGGCTCAATGCTCTTGGATGGTGGTTATCTGGACAATCTACCAGTCTGGGAGATGAAGGCTCGTGGTTGCAATACTATTTTCGCGGTGGATGTGGGATCAGTAGACGACAGAAGTCCTATGGATTATGGAGACTCCTTGAATGGGTTTTGGATTGTGTTAAATAGGTGGAACCCCTTCTCAGCACATCCAAACATACCAAACATGGCTGAAATTCAAATGCGTCTGGGTTACGTAGCTTCTGTCAATGCACTAGAGAGGGCTAAGAGAACTCCCGGTGTGCTGTATGCGAGACCTCCAATCGAAGAATATGCCACGCTTGATTTCGGTAAGTTCAGAGAGATTTACGAAATAGGTGCCCAATATGGCCATGTCTTCCTCGATGAATTACAGAGACAGAACAAGATGCCCTATATCCCAGGATCGAAGACAAACGCCTTAGAAGAGGACGTCCCAGAGTTCTTATTGCATAGGCGTAATAGCATCTGA
- the DIF1 gene encoding Dif1p (similar to Saccharomyces cerevisiae YLR437C and SML1 (YML058W); ancestral locus Anc_4.316), producing the protein MAETSPVKRQLQIPIQPQQEAYEFQSKLGALGMRIRQSVDQGYKVPVTQQEQGFSNCCVQDNSGVTIPEYKRVPLSTPAPMLVNQRTVSSTSSLEMWEDSLDQRLNVIDGDMMRNKLGSNDLEVLFNGPSKRNWEQAEF; encoded by the coding sequence ATGGCAGAGACTTCTCCCGTCAAGAGACAGCTACAGATACCGATCCAACCACAACAAGAAGCATATGAATTTCAGTCCAAACTAGGGGCTTTGGGTATGCGTATAAGGCAAAGTGTCGATCAAGGTTATAAGGTTCCCGTGACTCAACAGGAACAAGGGTTTTCTAACTGTTGTGTGCAGGATAATTCCGGTGTAACGATCCCAGAGTACAAGCGTGTTCCGCTATCTACACCAGCACCAATGCTAGTGAATCAAAGAACAGTTTCTTCGACTTCTTCGCTTGAAATGTGGGAAGATTCGTTGGATCAAAGACTAAATGTCATCGATGGAGATATGATGCGCAATAAGCTGGGCTCAAATGACTTGGAAGTGTTGTTCAATGGGCCTTCTAAGAGGAATTGGGAACAGGCAGAGTTTTAA
- the ECM30 gene encoding Ecm30p (similar to Saccharomyces cerevisiae ECM30 (YLR436C); ancestral locus Anc_4.315): MGNTDSKLAALYRDQVVRLARPDGETTSVVPLVQEETELKKLVALYLNKERGCDLFNPFYVDFVSSGNTLTMELFNTLVSPTELSNIITVNATNFINLLRYTALQVVILSNSLDASSTTLLEGQLVQLLVCIRILTKMVPVYLQRCKLQDIFWTRNSNHIFGLSDEEPAELPPLGLLLVRALVKLLFIEGFTIASRGSPGSFTHLLWENGVSTQDTTYHHQSPVIDSNRLEILNLVLAMCSSDLYQPRDFIPEPSKKINRFLFCLTTLTPEYDLICTVASIINLVCRFCSNYQEETTIPYHDLGYKQNHQQHLPALRHTLVLSSLQLLNLMCYNDWNRAETFKFTLSLKLQSSNDIENLLPNMVLSYLTTFNREFDLKLILTSFAKIFKLPVDLAIEQESNPLNFLSRRPSSTNLNDQTNTTNNQESTNENNDSTTLPPVSPLLVEWLILFTRLLQMNKCFENYVADKIANRLIIFSVYYLNFYNDVPEISTALIPLCSNLTLMLSSRKLVLSKLLDRFTPNYYTNKIPNFFKLSTGNINNITYRDFTLIHLCNMAISDIKNNVRPRPWLFELIYNILPIPLNLKDEELAQLSSKRQSKALKYGGLSYNASMTLVQLISKMSNKKYLTTFCVGNLTKSYLTCPGFKLDLLALTLRAVLVYIYLYFDEALNLVFAITRHLRVFSQVRDSIDAISKALSTTGIVEGVGKIQMHDYVEYVFNPRLLQDDVEFDQNDSINNSNSNESSAQNLFFDKEKKKDDDDDDNDGGEEESTSIGELSAKEQSLDGTEIEISKVQSNVKTCEIYEQADMSQSSIFSDKTLFNSFRPQLPVGITSKSKAKLRASGAFSKSWVGADTLRALIRAIRVILHQHPSIATITTTDYYTLIDQISQSKDKFKQTIIQALPVSVREMKEADPIKINLSESNFVYQKWLQIIIWSDILNTHSGPYSLSPAFTGLNSANNGTNLTKEPTMDSITPTMPNLERWNSNGSTLSRTNSNNSSLLSYFSTQNHEAIPNSPLELNSSHHVTSPQLNNSRNKNATSGNGHSFFRFSWTGFNKNEEYSPINEEECFNGKPSSSANNPRRNVFTLDPGILKPNAWAGTQVRLFNIRRQEKEEFSLLDMTSSLLKRFKFASNASVNSLDTITPNSTPAPSRPYTPRDSFSSNHTMFSTPKQL; this comes from the coding sequence ATGGGTAATACGGACTCCAAATTAGCTGCCTTGTACCGGGACCAGGTGGTCCGACTGGCTCGACCGGACGGGGAGACTACTTCGGTTGTTCCATTGGTACAAGAAGAGActgaattgaaaaagttaGTGGCATTATATTTGAATAAGGAGCGAGGTTGTGACTTGTTTAACCCATTCTATGTGGACTTTGTCTCTTCAGGCAATACACTTACAATGGAATTGTTTAATACGCTTGTTTCTCCAACGGAATTGAGCAACATTATCACTGTGAATGCTACgaattttatcaatttACTACGTTATACAGCTTTACAGGTCGTTATACTTTCCAATTCACTAGATGCGTCTAGTACGACGCTTTTGGAGGGgcaacttgttcaattgcttgtATGCATACGTATCTTGACCAAGATGGTACCTGTCTACTTGCAAAGATGCAAGTTGCAGGATATCTTTTGGACTCGAAATAGCAATCACATCTTTGGTCTGTCCGATGAGGAGCCCGCAGAGTTACCACCTCTAGGACTCTTGCTTGTTAGGGCCTTGGTCAAACTGCTATTTATCGAGGGGTTCACTATTGCTTCCAGAGGTTCGCCCGGTTCGTTCACACATTTGTTATGGGAGAATGGTGTGAGTACACAAGACACGACCTACCACCATCAGTCACCTGTGATAGATTCGAACAGGTTAGAAATTCTGAACTTAGTGCTGGCAATGTGTTCCTCGGACTTGTACCAACCGCGAGATTTCATCCCTGAGCCAAGCAAAAAGATTAACAGGTTCTTGTTTTGTCTTACGACTCTGACCCCTGAGTACGACCTCATATGTACCGTTGCATCCATTATTAACCTCGTTTGCAGGTTCTGCTCCaattatcaagaagaaactaCTATCCCGTATCATGATCTCGGTTATAAgcaaaatcatcaacaacattTGCCCGCACTCAGACATACTTTGGTCCTATCAAGTTTGCAgttgttgaatttgatgtGTTATAACGACTGGAATCGTGCCGAGACTTTTAAATTCACGCTAAGTTTGAAATTACAATCTTCAAACGATATTGAGAACTTGTTGCCCAATATGGTGCTTTCTTACCTTACGACTTTCAACCGTGAGTTCGATCTAAAGCTCATTTTGACATCGTTTGCgaagattttcaagttGCCCGTAGACTTGGCAATCGAACAGGAATCCAACCCTCTCAACTTCCTCTCGAGAAGACCGTCATCCACAAATCTAAATGATCAGACCAATACGACCAACAACCAGGAGTCCACCAACGAGAATAACGATAGCACTACTTTGCCGCCTGTATCACCTCTATTGGTCGAATGGCTAATACTTTTCACCAGACTCTTACAAATGAACAAATGTTTTGAAAACTACGTTGCTGATAAGATCGCTAACAGATTGATAATCTTCTCCGTTTATTATCTCAATTTTTACAATGACGTGCCAGAAATTTCCACCGCGCTGATACCATTGTGCTCCAACTTGACGTTGATGTTATCTTCCAGAAAGCTCGTACTATCCAAGTTGTTGGACAGGTTCACTCCGAACTATTACACTAACAAGataccaaattttttcaagctaTCCACGGGGAATATCAATAATATCACTTATAGAGATTTTACCCTCATCCATCTCTGCAATATGGCAATTTCCgatatcaagaataatGTTAGACCTCGTCCTTGGTTATTCGAGCTGATTTATAACATCTTACCAATACCTCTGAACTTaaaggatgaagaattaGCACAATTGTCTTCAAAGAGGCAATCAAAGGCATTGAAATATGGAGGATTGAGTTACAACGCTTCTATGACTCTCGTGCAACTCATTTCCAAGATGTCAAACAAGAAATATCTCACTACGTTTTGCGTCGGCAACTTAACAAAATCATATCTGACCTGCCCCGGCTTCAAATTGGACTTACTGGCACTGACCCTAAGAGCTGTACTCGTCTACATCTACTTATATTTCGATGAAGCGCTCAATCTAGTGTTTGCCATCACACGACATTTGCGGGTTTTCAGTCAAGTCAGGGATTCTATTGAtgcaatttcaaaggcaCTCAGCACCACTGGTATCGTTGAAGGAGTGGGTAAGATTCAAATGCATGATTACGTCGAGTACGTTTTCAATCCACGGTTGTTACAGGATGatgttgaatttgatcaaaatgatTCGATAAAcaattcaaattcaaatgaatCCAGTGCTCAGAAccttttctttgataaggaaaagaaaaaggatgatgatgatgacgataaTGATGGAGGCGAGGAAGAATCGACATCTATTGGAGAATTAAGTGCCAAGGAACAAAGCCTCGATGGTacagaaattgaaatttctaAAGTTCAAAGCAATGTGAAGACCTGTGAAATTTATGAGCAAGCGGATATGTCCCAGAGCTCTATATTCTCAGATAAAACATTGTTCAATTCGTTTAGGCCTCAATTGCCTGTTGGTATCacatcaaaatcaaaggcAAAATTGAGGGCTTCGGGTGCATTTAGCAAATCATGGGTGGGCGCCGATACGTTGAGAGCACTCATTAGAGCCATTAGAGTCATACTACATCAGCACCCTAGCATTGCCACTATCACCACCACGGACTATTACACGCTGATagatcaaatttctcaatcaaAAGATAAGTTCAAGCAAACAATAATACAGGCCTTACCTGTCAGTGTTCGTGAAATGAAAGAGGCAGACCCAATCAAGATAAATCTCTCTGAAAGCAATTTTGTTTACCAAAAATGGCTCCAGATCATCATTTGGTCGGATATCTTAAATACACATTCGGGCCCTTACTCCCTCTCTCCAGCTTTCACGGGTCTGAATAGCGCAAATAACGGCACTAATTTAACAAAAGAGCCAACGATGGATTCAATTACACCAACTATGCCCAATTTAGAGAGGTGGAATTCAAACGGCTCCACACTGTCAAGAACTAATAGTAATAACAGCTCATTATTAAGCTATTTTTCCACACAAAATCATGAAGCAATACCCAACTCGCCATTGGAACTAAATAGCAGTCATCATGTTACGAGTCCTCAGTTGAACAACTCACGGAACAAAAATGCGACCTCCGGTAACGGCCATTCATTCTTCAGGTTTTCATGGACCGGCTTTAATAAGAACGAAGAATATAGTCCCatcaacgaagaagaatgcTTCAATGGGAAGCCATCATCGTCCGCTAACAATCCTAGGCGAAACGTGTTCACTTTGGATCCCGGTATTCTAAAGCCAAACGCTTGGGCTGGTACCCAAGTTCGACTTTTCAACATAAGGCGAcaagaaaaggaagaatttTCGTTGCTGGATATGACATCGTCCTTACTGAAACGGTTTAAATTTGCGAGTAACGCAAGTGTCAATTCTTTGGACACCATTACGCCAAACTCTACCCCCGCGCCATCAAGACCTTATACTCCCAGAGATTCCTTCAGCAGCAATCATACTATGTTTTCAACTCCAAAACAACTGTAG
- the CAR2 gene encoding ornithine-oxo-acid transaminase (similar to Saccharomyces cerevisiae CAR2 (YLR438W); ancestral locus Anc_4.317): protein MSTANLSSKQTVEYEQKYSAHNYHPLPVVFHKASGAHVWDPEGKEYLDFLSAYSAVNQGHCHPKIIEALVDQASKLTLSSRAFSNDSFAEFAKYITEYFNYEMVLPMNTGAEAVESALKLARRWGYETKKIPEGQAIVLGAEGNFHGRTFGAISLSTDEEDSRKNFGPFLVNTTSESPATKRKVRYGVVEDIEAAFKSHGDKIAAIILEPIQGEAGIVVPPTDYLTKVQKLCREYNVLFICDEIQTGVGRTGKMLCYEHSPDVKPDVVLLGKAISGGVYPVSCVLSSKEIMLTLAPGSHGSTYGGNPLASRVAIAALKVVKDEKLVERAQELGELLQKELEALQKESNGAISEVRGRGLLTAIVIDPKKANGRTAWDLCLIMKDHGVLAKPTHQHIIRLAPPLTISKEDLLKGVQVIKESLAKLPTAPKSDH, encoded by the coding sequence ATGTCTACTGCTAATCTAAGTTCTAAGCAGACTGTCGAGTACGAGCAAAAGTACTCTGCTCACAATTATCATCCGCTTCCAGTGGTATTCCACAAGGCTTCTGGTGCACATGTTTGGGATCCAGAGGGTAAAGAATATTTAGATTTCTTATCTGCCTACTCTGCTGTTAATCAGGGCCATTGTCATCCAAAGATTATCGAAGCTCTAGTGGATCAGGCTTCTAAGCTAAcgctttcttcaagagctttctCAAATGACTCTTTTGCGGAGTTCGCCAAGTATATCACCGAGTATTTCAACTACGAAATGGTTTTGCCCATGAATACTGGTGCAGAAGCCGTCGAATCAGCTTTGAAGCTTGCCAGACGTTGGGGTTAcgagacaaagaagatccCAGAGGGCCAAGCTATCGTTTTGGGTGCTGAAGGGAACTTCCACGGTAGAACTTTCGGAGCTATTTCTCTATCTactgatgaggaagattcTCGTAAGAATTTCGGACCATTTTTGGTCAACACTACTTCTGAATCCCCAGCTACTAAGCGTAAGGTACGTTACGgtgttgttgaagatatcgAAGCTGCATTCAAGAGTCACGGTGACAAGATTGCAGCTATCATATTGGAACCTATTCAGGGTGAAGCAGGGATCGTTGTTCCTCCAACAGACTATTTGACAAAGGTTCAGAAATTGTGTCGTGAATACAACGTCTTGTTCATTTGTGATGAAATCCAAACCGGTGTAGGTCGTACCGGTAAGATGCTGTGCTACGAGCACTCTCCAGATGTGAAGCCAGATGTTGTTTTGCTAGGTAAAGCTATTTCTGGTGGTGTCTATCCTGTTTCCTGTGTTCTTTCCTCCAAGGAAATCATGCTTACTTTGGCCCCAGGTTCTCACGGTTCCACTTACGGTGGTAACCCATTGGCCTCCAGAGTTGCCATCGCGGCTTTGAAAGTCGTTAAGGATGAAAAACTGGTCGAGAGAGCCCAGGAGCTAGGTGAATTGCTACAAAAAGAGCTCGAAGCTTTGCAGAAGGAATCTAACGGTGCTATTTCCGAAGTTCGTGGCCGTGGGCTCCTCACCGCCATTGTCATCGATCCAAAGAAGGCCAATGGTCGTACTGCCTGGGATCTGTGTCTAATTATGAAGGATCACGGTGTCCTAGCTAAGCCAACTCATCAACACATCATCAGATTGGCTCCTCCACTGACCATCTCGAAGGAGGACCTGCTGAAAGGTGTACAGGTCATCAAGGAGTCACTTGCTAAGTTACCAACAGCTCCAAAGAGTGATCACTAA